The genomic DNA TCCCGGCGGGAGGTCACCGCCTGAGACGCCCGGGCACCTCCGCAGGAGCAAGCTCACGCCGCCGGCGGGACCGAATCCCCGCTCGCGGCGGGGTGCTCTGGTTATGCTGGCTGAGGTCGGGACAGCGTTTCCCCGCCCCCGTCACGACCGCAGTCCCCGAGCAGTAGGAGCCCCGATGCCCGCCGTTCGTCTCAGTGACGTCGCCCAGGACGCCGGGGTCTCCCTGGCGACCGCCTCCCGCGTGCTCAACGGGTCCACCCGAGTGCCCGGCAAGGCCGTCGCCGAGAAGGTGGAGGCCTCCGCGCTCAAGCTCGGCTACGTGCCCAATGCCCAGGCCCAGGCCCTGGCTCGGTCGCGCTCGGGCCTGATCGGACTCGTGGTCCACGACATCGTCGACCCCTACTTCGCGACCATCGCCCGCGAGGTCCAGCAGCAGGTGTTCGCCTCGCAGTCCCAGGTGCTGTTCACGCAGACCGATCGTGAGATCGACACCGAGATCCGGGCGCTGCGCTCGCTGATCGCCCAGCAGGTAGACGCCCTGGTGCTGGTGGGCTCCCACCGCTACGGCAACGACTCCGACGCCGCCCTCACCGCCCTGCTCGAGGGCTTCGCCCGCAACGGCGGCCGCGTGGTGGGCATGGGGCAGTCCCTGGGCGTGGGGCGCACGATCGTCCCCGACAACGCCGCGGCCGCACATGAGTTGGCCACGGCGCTGATCGTCGGGGGCCACCGGCGCTTCGCCGTGGTCCAGGGCATCGCCGGGATCCCTTCGGCCGGGGACCGCACCGGTGGTTTCATCGCCGCGCTCACGGAGGCCGGCATCGAGCCGGAGCTGAGCATCGAGGTGGGGCTGACCCGCGACGGCGGCCATGTGCTGGCCCAGCAGATCCAGGAGCACCTCGCGGCCGCCCCCGACGATCCGGTCGGGGAGTCGCTGCCGCTGTGCGTGTTCGCTCCGGCCGACGTGATGGCCCTCGGGGCGCTCGGCGAGCTGCGCCGCCTGGGGATCGACGTGCCCGGCCAGGTCGCGGTCGCGGGCTTCGGCGGAGTTCCCGACGCCGACGACGCCAACCCGACGCTGACCACGATCGCCCTGCCCCTGCACGAGATGGCGCGTCAGGCCGTGGACTGGGTGCTCGAGCAGCCCGACGAGGGCTCGGCCATCGGCCCGGAGGGCTCCGAGGGCGGCGCCGCGCACGAGGCGGCGGACACGTCACCGGAGGGCTCTGCCGAGGAGACGCCGTCGGAGGTGCATGTGCGCGGTGACGTGCTGCTGCGCGAGTCGACAGCATTGGCCGCCTCCGACTGAGAGCTCCTGCGGGTGCTCGAGCGGGACGGCGTCTCCGCCACGAGCCACGTCGAGAAGGGGACCGCTTCCGCGGCACCTTTCTCGACGCAGTGGTCGCGCTCGGTGCACAGAGTGCCAGGGACGTCAGGCATCGGGCATGTCAGGTGCACCCGGGCACCCTCACGCGTGCGGCAGCACCAGCTGCCCGAAGCGCTCGGCGATGATCGAGGCGGCGTCGTCGGCCGGGGTGGCCCAGACGTCCTCGTTGAAGATCTCGACCTCGATGTCACCGGTGTAGCCGGCCTCTCTGATCATCGTGGTGATGGCGGGGAAGTCGATGTAGCCGTCGCCCATGTAGCCGCGTGAGTGCAGCGGTTCGGCGGCCAGCGGCAGGTTCCAGTCGCACACCTGGTAGCTCCAGAGGCGCTCCGCGGCGGCGGCCCGCTTGATGGCGCGCTCGAGATACGGATCCCACCACACGTGGTAGGTGTCCACGACGACGCCGGCGGCGGGGCTGCCGGAGGCCTCGGCGATGTCGAGTGCCTGGTCGAGGGTGGAGACCACGGCACGGTCGGCGGCGAACATCGGGTGCAGGGGTTCGAGGGAGAGCGTCACCCCGCGCTCCTCGGCGTAGGGGGCGAGGGTCGCGATGGCCTCGGTGACCCGGGACCGAGCCCCGGCGATGTCCTTGTCCTCGCGGCTGATGCCGCCGACGACGAGCACCAGCGTGGGGGCGCCGAGGGCTGCGGTCTCGTCGATCGCCCGCCGGTTGTCCTCGAGCGCCTCGGCGCGATCGGCGTCGGCGGCTGCGGTGAGGAAGCCGCCGCGGCACAGGCTGCTCACCCGCAGCCCGGCGTCGTCGACCCGGCGGCGCAGGGCATCGAGGCCCACCTCGGCGACGTCCTGGCGCCACAGTCCCACGGCGTCGATCCCGTGGGAGGCGGCGACCTCGAGGAACTCCTGGATCGCCGTGGTGCGGAACGTCCAGCGGTTCAGGGACAGCCGCGGGGTGCCGGTGCCCAGACGCTCAGAGGGTGGGGTGTTCATGCGCTCGCTCCTGTCGCGTCCTCGAGGTCGTAGCCGGCCAGGCGCAGCATCGCGTGCCAGCGCTCGGCGGCGAGGGCGGGGTCCTCGAGATTACCGGTGGTGGCGGCGAGCTCGACGGTGCGCGAGAGGTGGGGCAGGCTGCGCGCGGAGTGCATGCCGCCCACCATCGTGAACGCCTGCTGGTGGCCGTTGAGCCAGGCCAGGAAGGCGACCCCGGTCTTGTAGTGGAAGGTGGGGGCGGAGAACACGTGGCGTCCCAGCTCCTCGGAGGCGTCGAGGATGCGGCGGGCCTCGTCGGGATCGCCCGCGTCCAGCGCTTGCACGGCGGCGGAGGCCGCGGGGGCGGTGGCGGCGAATGCCCCGAGAAGGGCGTCGGAGTACTCGCCGGGTGCCTGCTCGGCTCCCGGCTCGGTGGTGCCGGTGCCGTCGCCGACGATGAGGTGGGAGAAGTGGAAGTCGTCGCCGGTGAGCATCCGCACCCCGGCGGGCAGCTTCTCGCGCACGGCGATCTCGGCGGCGTCGTCCAGCAGGCTCATCTTCACGCCGCGGATCCGGGTCGGGTCCTCGGCGATGATGCGCAGCAGCGTCTCCGCACCGGCTGCCGTGTCGGTCGAGCCGAAGTAACCCTCCAGCTGGGGGTCGAAGGCGGTGCCCAGCCAGTGCAGGACGACGGGCTCGGTGGCCGCCTCGAGCACGCGGCGGTAGACGTCCTCGTACTCGGCGGCCGAGGTCGCCACGCGCGCCAGATGGCGGCTGGCCATGAGCACCGCTCCCGCGCCGGTGGCCTCGGTGGCCTGCAGCTGCTCGATGTAGGCTTCGACGATCTCGTCCAGGCTCAGCTGGTGCTCGCTGCGCTGATCGGTGGAGACCCCGGCCACCACGAGGTCGCGCACCTGCGCACCCTCGGGGAACACCGCGGCGATCTCGGGATCCGTGAGCGCCTCGCGGGCGCCCCGCGCGGTGCGGGCGATCAGCTCGCGGGTGGCGGAGGGGTCCAGGCCCATGTTGCGCTGGGCGGTGTCCATCGCGTCGGCCACTCCGAGGCCACGGGACCACATGGTGCGACGGAAGGCCGACGTGGCGTCCCAGTCGATGTCGGCGGGGGCACCGGGGGTGTTGTCCCCGTCCGCCCGGGGGACGACGTGCACGGCGGCGAAGACGACGCGGGAGCGCAGCGGACCGCTCGGCCGCGCGAAGGCCGGCGCCTCATCCAGTGCGATGCGGCGCAGCGAGCCGTCGTCATCCAGCAGGGTCAGCTGCAGGGTCTCCACGGTGCTCACACCTCCGTCAGCGGGTCGAGGTCGATGCGGCGGCCCTCGGCCGAGCTGGCGAGGCCCGCTTCTGCCAGGCGCACGCCGCGGGCGCCGGAGAGGAAGTCGTACGGGTACGCGGAATCCTTCGGCTCCTCGGCCACGTGGCGGAGGAAGCCCTCCCACTGCACCTTGAAGCCGTTGTCGAAGCCGTCGGGCCCGGCGTTGTCGGGCACCTCGATCCAGTCGGCGCGGTAGTCGTGGCCGTCCTTCACGTCGGGGTTCCATACCGGCTTGGGAGTCGCCTCGCGGGGCTGGATGTGCGCGCTGTGCAGGCCGACGACGGCGGAGCCGTTCGTGCCGTCGACCTGGAACTCCACCAGCTCGTCGCGATGGACGCGCACGTCCCAGCTGGAGTTCATCTGCACCACGGCCCCGCCCTCGAGGCGGAAGACGCCGTAGGCGGCGTCGTCGGCCGTGGCGGTGAATTTCTCGCCCGTCTCGTCCCAGCGCTCCCCGATGTGCGTGGCGGTCTGGGCGTAGACGTCCTCGATGCGACCGAAGAGCTCCTCGATGACGTAGTTCCAGTGCGGGAACATGTCGGCGACGATGCCGCCGCCGTCCTCCGCGCGGTAGTTCCAGGAGGGGCGCTGGGCGCTCTGCCAGTCACCCTCGTAGACCCAGTAGCCGAACTCGCCGCGCACGGAGAGGATGCGGCCGAAGAAGTCGGCGTCGATCAGGCGACGCAGCTTGAGCAGGCCGGGCAGGTACAGCTTGTCGTGGACGACGCCGCCCACGGTGCCGTGCTCCTTGGCGAGGCGCGCGAGCTCGAGGGCGTCCTCGAAGGTCTCGGCGGTGGGCTTCTCGGTGTAGATCGCCTTGCCGGCCGCGATCGCCTTCTTGAGGTTCTCCACCCGCAGGTTCGTCACCAGCGCGTCGAAGTAGACCTCGTACTCGGGGTCGGCCAGCGCGGCGTCGATGTCGGTCGTCCAGTTCGTCAGGCCGTGGCGCTCGGCGACGGTGGCCAGCTTCTCCTGATTGCGGCCCACCAGCAGCAGGTCGGGCAGGAGCCTGTCGCCGTCGGACAATGTGACGCCGCCCTGCTCCTGGATCGCCAGCAGCGAGCGCACCAGGTGCTGGCGATAGCCCATACGCCCGGTGGCGCCGTTGACGATGATCCCGATCCTGCGTGTGGCCATGTGCGTGTGCTCCTCGGTGTCCGGCCGCGATCGGCGTCGATCCGGCGGGGCTGACGATGAGGTCGGCGGCACCTCCCACAGACTGCCGTCGCGCGACCGAGTCGGTGGTAACCGCTTTCCGTCGGACCAGTAGATCACGAGGCGACGCGGGATTCAAGCCATGCACGCCCCGACAGGGCGCGACCAGGGGCCGCCTGCCGCAGTGGACGCCCGATGGTGACCCACGTCGCACATCGTGCAGGAATGCCCTTACCATGGGGGTGCCCATCTCCCGGCGTCTCGGAACCCGCCCTGGGACGTCTCGGGTCAGCGGGGCTCGAGCCGGCGATGACCTGACGCCGGTGCCGCCGCGGTGCTCGACGCTCGCGAACGCCGGCCGCCACCACCCTCCTCGCGCCCTCGCCCGCTCCTGGGCGCCGTCGAAAGGTCTTCCCGCATGACGGACCCGACCCTGCTGCGCCGCACCGGCGCCGCCAGCCGCTGGCTCGAGGCGCTGCCCCTGGGCAACGGACGGATCGGCGCAATGGCCTGGGGCGATCCCGGCGTCGCCCGGTTCGGACTGAACGAATCCACGTACTGGTCCGGCTCCCCCACCTCCACCGCTGGCCACCGCACCGCGCACCCAGAGGCCTCGCGGCTCCTCGCCCGTGGCCGGGAACTGTTCACGGCCGATCATGTGGCCGAGGCACAGGAGCTGCTGGAAGGGCTCGGGGCGGCCTGGTCGCAGGCGTATCAGCCCGTCGGTGACCTGGTCCTCACCGGTGGCGCGGGCGCTCATGGTGAGCTCGAGCGCCTGCTCGATCTGGAGCGCGCCGAGCACGTGGTGCGCACCCCCGCCGGCGAGCACCGCACCTTCATCAGCGTCGCCGACGACGTCCTCGTCCACGCCTTTCCTCTGGCGCCGGGTTCCGAGGTCGAGGTCGAGCTGGACTCGCCCCAGGTGGAGGAGCATCGAGCGACCGCCGCCGGCCAACTCGCCGTGGTGCTCCGCGCCCCCTCGGACGCTCCGCCGGAACGTCACCTCGCCCCGATGGCCTGGGACGAGGAGGGAGCCGGCCGCGTCGCCGTCGTGGTGCGCAGTCGCCGCGACGGCGACCGCGCGCTGGTGGTCTGCGCCCTGGCCACCACCTGGCAAGGTCTCGGCGAGCAGCCGGACAAGTCACCGGCCGACGTCCTGGCCGCGGCGACGGCGCAGGCCGAGGCGGCGCTGGAGCGCGGCGAGGACGAGCTTCACCGCCGCCACCTCGCCCATCCGCTGCCGGGCGCGCACGAGGTCGCCCTGACCTTGAGCGGCGCGGAGGACTCCGCGCTGCTGGCGACGTGCTTCGCCTATGGCCGCCACCTGCTCGCCTCCTCCTCGCGGCCGGGCCTGCCGCCTGCGACGCTGCAGGGCATCTGGAATGCCCAGGTACTGGCTCCGTGGTCCTCGAACTACACGGTCAACATCAATCTGGAGATGAACCACTGGGCGGCCGGGGTCGCCCACGTCCCCGACGCCGCCGCAGCGCTGGAGGGGTACACCGCGATGCTGCGGGAGGTCGGGGCCGAGACCGCCCGTCGGCTCTACGGGGCCGACGGCTGGACCGTGCACCACAACTCCGACCCCTGGGGGTACTCCGACCCCGTACGCGGCGACCCCAAGTGGGCGACCTGGCCGATGGGCGGGCTGTGGCTCGAGCGTGAGCTCGACTCGCTGAGCGCCTTCACCGGCGAGGACCCGCAGGACATCGCCGAGCGCCGCTTCCCCAGGCGGCGCGGCGCGGCCGCCTTCGCCCTGGATCTGCTGCACGAGAGCGCGGACGGGCATCTGGTCACCTTCCCCTCGACCTCCCCGGAGAACGAATGGGTCACCGCCGCGGGCAGAGCCGTCGCCCTCAGCGAGGGCACCGGGATGGACCGCTGGCTCCTGCGCGAAGTGCTCGAGGCGCTGGTGGCCGATGCCGAGCTGCTGGGCCGGCTCGAGGACCCGGTGGTGGCCCGCGCCGTGGCGGCCCTCCCCCTGATCCTCGCCCCCCGCGTCGGCGCGGACGGACGAGTGCTCGAGTGGCACGCCGACGCGCTGGCCGAGATCGAACCGACCCACCGCCACGTCTCCCACCTGGGCTTCCTCTATCCCGGCAGCGAGGAGGTCGAGGAGAGTGTGGAGCAGGCGGTGGCCGCCTCGCTCGAAGGCCGCGGTGACGAGGCCACCGGCTGGTCGCTGGTGTGGAAGACCTGCCTGTGGGCGCGCCTGCATCGTCCGGACCGCGTCCAGGCCCTGTTGGAGATGTTCCTCCGCCCGGCGGAGAACCCGGACGGCAGCGAGCGCAGCGGCCTGTACCCGAACCTGTTCTCCGCCCATCCCCCGTTCCAGATCGACGGGAACCTGGGCCTGGTCGCGGCGCTCGCGGAATGCCTGATCCAGAGCCACCGCGGCGAGATCGAGCTGCTGCCTGCGCTGCCGGCGCTGATGGCCGACGGGTCCGTGCGAGGGCTGCGGGCCCGGCCGGGGGTCGCCGTGGACATGAGCTGGGTGGACGCCACGCTGACCTCGCTGACCCTGCGCGCCGTGGGACCGGGAGCGCTGGGAACCCACCGCGTGCGGTGCGGCGAGCACGAGGTGACCATCGAACTTGCCGACGAGAACCCAGCGCAGGTCGACGTGGACGGGCTGCGCAGGTAGCACCTGCACCGTGCGCGCGACGGAGTCCCGTCCGAGAGAAGCCATACGAGCCGGCGTCGCCCACCCCTACCCGAACCGGTCACGCGTGCGAGATCCTGGTGTCGAGCAGCTGGGGCGAAGACCGAGGAGAGCAACATGACGACCTACAAGATCGGTGACGGTGTCCGCACGAAGGACGGCCCGATGAAGCACCAGTACGGAACGGTGGTCTACCTCCGCGAGGACGATGGCACGTACCTGGTGCGGTTCGGCGGTTCGCAGCAGCTGTACTTCCGCGCCGACGAGCTGGAGCCCTGGGAGTAGGGCCGAGGTCAGAAGAGATCGCCACGGCTGACTGGCGCGAGGACAAGCTGCTCAGCGCACCCTCGAGAGCCGTTCCCGAAGCTCCTGCGCCGTGGGGTTGCGCAGCACGTCCTCACCGATTAGAGCCGTTGGCGTGAGCTCGTCACCACCGTTGACCTCGCGAACCCGTGCCTTCGCCTCCTCATCCCGCCAGACGTTCACCCAGATCACGCGCGGGTCCTTGCGGAGCTGCAGCATCAGCCGCTCGCAATAGAGACAACCCGGCTTCCACAGCACCAGGGCTCGACCGGGAGCGAGTGCCGCCATCGCGCGCGGCCAGGGCGTGTGGCGGCCGCGCCGGCCGGACCAGAGAGCGACCGCGATGACCCCGAGCTCACCGACCACCCCGACTATCACGCCGTCGCGGTGGTCGTCCGCTCCGAGCACGAGCGCCAGCGCGGCGACCGCGAGCGTGCCCACGACGAGGGTCGGCAGGGTTCCGCGGTGCATGCACTCAGGGTAGGGCGCGCAGAGATGGGTTCACGTGGGCCCGTCGCTACTGCCCCGTGCGTGGGT from Brachybacterium sacelli includes the following:
- a CDS encoding LacI family DNA-binding transcriptional regulator, with amino-acid sequence MPAVRLSDVAQDAGVSLATASRVLNGSTRVPGKAVAEKVEASALKLGYVPNAQAQALARSRSGLIGLVVHDIVDPYFATIAREVQQQVFASQSQVLFTQTDREIDTEIRALRSLIAQQVDALVLVGSHRYGNDSDAALTALLEGFARNGGRVVGMGQSLGVGRTIVPDNAAAAHELATALIVGGHRRFAVVQGIAGIPSAGDRTGGFIAALTEAGIEPELSIEVGLTRDGGHVLAQQIQEHLAAAPDDPVGESLPLCVFAPADVMALGALGELRRLGIDVPGQVAVAGFGGVPDADDANPTLTTIALPLHEMARQAVDWVLEQPDEGSAIGPEGSEGGAAHEAADTSPEGSAEETPSEVHVRGDVLLRESTALAASD
- a CDS encoding sugar phosphate isomerase/epimerase family protein, encoding MNTPPSERLGTGTPRLSLNRWTFRTTAIQEFLEVAASHGIDAVGLWRQDVAEVGLDALRRRVDDAGLRVSSLCRGGFLTAAADADRAEALEDNRRAIDETAALGAPTLVLVVGGISREDKDIAGARSRVTEAIATLAPYAEERGVTLSLEPLHPMFAADRAVVSTLDQALDIAEASGSPAAGVVVDTYHVWWDPYLERAIKRAAAAERLWSYQVCDWNLPLAAEPLHSRGYMGDGYIDFPAITTMIREAGYTGDIEVEIFNEDVWATPADDAASIIAERFGQLVLPHA
- a CDS encoding DUF993 family protein; translation: METLQLTLLDDDGSLRRIALDEAPAFARPSGPLRSRVVFAAVHVVPRADGDNTPGAPADIDWDATSAFRRTMWSRGLGVADAMDTAQRNMGLDPSATRELIARTARGAREALTDPEIAAVFPEGAQVRDLVVAGVSTDQRSEHQLSLDEIVEAYIEQLQATEATGAGAVLMASRHLARVATSAAEYEDVYRRVLEAATEPVVLHWLGTAFDPQLEGYFGSTDTAAGAETLLRIIAEDPTRIRGVKMSLLDDAAEIAVREKLPAGVRMLTGDDFHFSHLIVGDGTGTTEPGAEQAPGEYSDALLGAFAATAPAASAAVQALDAGDPDEARRILDASEELGRHVFSAPTFHYKTGVAFLAWLNGHQQAFTMVGGMHSARSLPHLSRTVELAATTGNLEDPALAAERWHAMLRLAGYDLEDATGASA
- a CDS encoding Gfo/Idh/MocA family protein — translated: MATRRIGIIVNGATGRMGYRQHLVRSLLAIQEQGGVTLSDGDRLLPDLLLVGRNQEKLATVAERHGLTNWTTDIDAALADPEYEVYFDALVTNLRVENLKKAIAAGKAIYTEKPTAETFEDALELARLAKEHGTVGGVVHDKLYLPGLLKLRRLIDADFFGRILSVRGEFGYWVYEGDWQSAQRPSWNYRAEDGGGIVADMFPHWNYVIEELFGRIEDVYAQTATHIGERWDETGEKFTATADDAAYGVFRLEGGAVVQMNSSWDVRVHRDELVEFQVDGTNGSAVVGLHSAHIQPREATPKPVWNPDVKDGHDYRADWIEVPDNAGPDGFDNGFKVQWEGFLRHVAEEPKDSAYPYDFLSGARGVRLAEAGLASSAEGRRIDLDPLTEV
- a CDS encoding glycosyl hydrolase family 95 catalytic domain-containing protein, giving the protein MTDPTLLRRTGAASRWLEALPLGNGRIGAMAWGDPGVARFGLNESTYWSGSPTSTAGHRTAHPEASRLLARGRELFTADHVAEAQELLEGLGAAWSQAYQPVGDLVLTGGAGAHGELERLLDLERAEHVVRTPAGEHRTFISVADDVLVHAFPLAPGSEVEVELDSPQVEEHRATAAGQLAVVLRAPSDAPPERHLAPMAWDEEGAGRVAVVVRSRRDGDRALVVCALATTWQGLGEQPDKSPADVLAAATAQAEAALERGEDELHRRHLAHPLPGAHEVALTLSGAEDSALLATCFAYGRHLLASSSRPGLPPATLQGIWNAQVLAPWSSNYTVNINLEMNHWAAGVAHVPDAAAALEGYTAMLREVGAETARRLYGADGWTVHHNSDPWGYSDPVRGDPKWATWPMGGLWLERELDSLSAFTGEDPQDIAERRFPRRRGAAAFALDLLHESADGHLVTFPSTSPENEWVTAAGRAVALSEGTGMDRWLLREVLEALVADAELLGRLEDPVVARAVAALPLILAPRVGADGRVLEWHADALAEIEPTHRHVSHLGFLYPGSEEVEESVEQAVAASLEGRGDEATGWSLVWKTCLWARLHRPDRVQALLEMFLRPAENPDGSERSGLYPNLFSAHPPFQIDGNLGLVAALAECLIQSHRGEIELLPALPALMADGSVRGLRARPGVAVDMSWVDATLTSLTLRAVGPGALGTHRVRCGEHEVTIELADENPAQVDVDGLRR
- a CDS encoding glutaredoxin family protein, which gives rise to MHRGTLPTLVVGTLAVAALALVLGADDHRDGVIVGVVGELGVIAVALWSGRRGRHTPWPRAMAALAPGRALVLWKPGCLYCERLMLQLRKDPRVIWVNVWRDEEAKARVREVNGGDELTPTALIGEDVLRNPTAQELRERLSRVR